From the genome of Magnolia sinica isolate HGM2019 chromosome 12, MsV1, whole genome shotgun sequence:
TTTTCGTCTCCTTAAGTGCAGTGCCCATAATCCTAATAAGTTTCCTGTGTTGAAGTTTTGCAATCAACAAAACCTGATTTTTGAATTCTTCATTCCCTTGCCCAGAAATCTTAGAAAGCCTTTTCACCGCCATTTCCTGACCGTTCATCACCTTACCTTGAAAGTAACAATCCAATAAATTTGGGTTTTGATTACAATCAAGAAGCACATGAATCCACCCATTCTTAAAATGATCATATAATAGTACTATGCACGAACTTTCACATAAAGCTCCATCTTTCCCATTTAACaatctgaaatttttatgcaAGTTTACCCATACATAAGAATATACTATTACACTTGTTTAACTGCATACTTGTAGATCCATTAATTTTAACTGTCTATCTGTAGTTAGCTTGATTCTAAACCATATGGAGTACTTTTCGACCATTTATTGATAGGACAATCCGTCAAATACACTAGTATTACTCGTACATTAAAACTAACAGTGATATAACCTATCATTATCAGATAAAAATatttgaccgtccactttgaatttggaccacccaATCAAAGTAAATTAACTACCAGATCTTCATATCCACTCGTTCAcacatcaaattaaaatttaaatctaCTCATCTTGTTTGTCACTTATTAATATACTTAACTTACCGTAAAAAATATGATATAAGTATTTTACACCCGTAACTAATCACTTGAATCTAATAATATACATTTGTAATATGAATTACTTCAAAAAATTACTTTATACGGATCATTTTATAAAAATGACCATACAATAACCCGTAAACATGATTAATATCCTAATCATCTAATTACTTAAAATTTAACCCTTCATCTGTCTGCTTATCATATTTGTATATGCCAAACGGGTCatctaaatatcaaaataaactattcaATTAGAAGATCATAGAGTATACATCAAAATTATCGGTTAATTTTCATTTAGTAtgttgatacatattattttgaattatggatatgtgtatgccattaaaaaggcatcttggCCATCCTAGTGAGATCAAGGCCCAAATTTAACCCATTGGTAGAGCACATAAAATTACAAGCCGTGGTGAAATTTCACTCTGAGTGAATGGTctaaataaaagttatttttgtttgaaatttttaattgcAAAAGTGGGATGTGAGGAGTATGGTCTCTTTTCTTTTTGGAATTGCGGGAATGGCCACCTAGGTTGAATATGTcatgaaatcctagccattatcatcccattccaccatcttaTCAAGACTACTCACTTAGATATTACCTCAACTACCCATCTGTAGAAATTAAGGACCCAAACTGTTTACTTCAGTACTGCTCTTTAAATGCACCACTTCATATTTGTCAGTCACACCAACATCATTTGAGTAAATCTAAACTACCTATTATCAAGATCAAATCTACACTATCCCTTCATGAATCATCACTTGTGTGCACCTTATAGGTGTTACACCAAGAAACATTGAATTCATCAATACAATTGTGGTTTTGATAAAAGAATCAAAATACTTGTGGTGTTGTAAACTTTTATTTCCTTTGAAATTGGCTAGAATGTTGGGTGCACATCATCGTACCTATTCTTTTGTACGGTGCACCTAAGATTtagttctacctcattttttaacccGCATCCTAACATGTTATGACAAAACTAGTGATCGGTGTTGATTTCGTATAAAcacctcagtgggccacacaagtccATGtcaattcacaaaaaaaaaacaacgtaTTGGTGAAGAATCCCAAGCCCGGTCATCTCTCCGGCTCCCTCCTTCGCCTCCTTTGATTCGCAACCCAACCCACGTTGCATGCCACCCATCTTTGTGGAGCCTACCTTGTCGATCCGGACTGCACATCATTAGTCACTAATGGTCGACATCCCATATTTGTTGTTTTTTACCGTGTAATCtgttttgatgattttgatataaagtttATTTATGCTTCTCTCTAAGTATGCGCAATCTGTTTTGAGTAAGTAAAACTAAagtcgtgtctcgttggagacatttgaaagcttcaagacatcttaaggatagacacatgTCATCACACtacgtgtgtaatccttataccacacttcTTATTTCCAGATTTATGTTATCAAGACCGGTAGTATTTGTGACCATACTTAATCTCAATTCGCTTATATTAAATGTTTTGATGACTACCGTAATCCAATGCTAGTGGTCTTGATGGACCAAATTATTATAGCGTTGCCCGTATTATTCAACAATTGCATTGGTTAACCATCTGGATGTTTCTtcaaattaaaatatattttcaaaagattaatCATGGACATTTATCAATGTGGCGCAAGTGAGAGAatgtaagaattttataaggtgggcctgattgatcaacggtctggaatgtcctaagagttggataatgtgatcgggtgtaCCAGTGGACCCTACTAAGTTGTGATGCATCCAGAAATTTCGTGTTTGAGGCGAGATGCTAGAACTGTAATACACAATAGTATTCGAGGGGTATTGAGATTACATAATTGGTGTATAACCATAGGGAGAGGAGTTTCGATGagtttcaaactcctctgccATCTATATCTATAAGAAGAAGGGTGGGTTTCTAATCCAACACATCAATAGAAGCAAGAATTCCCATAAGAGCTTCTCCAAGGGTGTAAAGAGAGGAAGACTGCGACATCAATACTACATCGATGACATCCCAATAAGGTATGCCATTTCATTCATCTGATCTTCATACTCAATTCACAACAAGGTTCTTTTTCAATTCCGCATAAAATTTTACATGAGTCtctcttgaaaaaaaaagaagaaaaaagcatGAGCATCTTAAGTTTGAATTGCCACATTAAGAaccattttaaaaatattttatgttGCATAGGAAAGATAAATGACTACTTTAAAACTTGGTGGAAATGTTGTTCAAAAATAGGAGAAGGTAAATAAATAGTACTAAAGAAGAATGTATCTGGTAAATTATAAATGGGCCTTTCTTCCCCGGCTCAACCGGAGAAGCCGGAAACGCACCGGAACAGCACCGGGAACTCACTCCAGCTGGAAGAGATCGATTGCTAGCAGCCAAGAAAATTTAAATCCCCAATTGGATCCCAAATTGACAGGTTGGTGTGGGCTTGCTTTGCCTCTTATCTTTTCGGGCTTTGCTAATCTTCCCGTGCAACGCGGGGACCAAGCAAGAGGTTCATTTTGTAGTTGTGAAGAAGAAATACAACTTTAGGTAAACGATATCTTCTCGTTATTCGTAAATACAAAACACAATCGCGGTCCACATATGCATGGGTTGGATTTTGAAGATAAATGAAAAGTTTGTAGTTATCCAATGGCAGACTGTAACGTAACATGTAGTCCAACCGTCTGGACAAAAAAGCATGAGCGACTTTAACTCTTCGGACGCAGTGAGCTATTTATTCAGTCTTGCTGGTAGAAACTTTATGAAAGTCCTGTAACTGTGGCCCCCACGGGTAGACTTTTCTCGGAAGCCTTTCTACGGAGCTTGTCATTGCTACTGCCAATATTAATTAGCCATCCATATCCTACTCTTCCAGCTTCCATCAGGCAGATGCGAGGTGGTTGGATCCCGTGAAGTATGATACTTACATCCTCACCGCCCAACCATTTAGACAGCTCGGCGTGACCCAAAAAatatgtagatccaaatcttaggtggaccacaccataggaaagagttgtgattgaatacccaACATAAAAAACATCTTGGGGCGAAcagaacgtttattttccatccaacctgtggataaggtcaaaaatatcggGATGAAtcgaccacacaaatatcagcttgatcctaaacttttggggctcacaagaagtttttaattatcagtcactgctgtttcctgtggcgtggtccacctgagatttgtatcggCTCAATTTTGGGATCTTGCGTAAAAAGAATCtgttaaaatggttggatggcgtggatgtaaggaacatacatcaaggtgggtgcaTCCCCGAATCCACCGAAGCACCACTTAATGCAAATGTCATAAGTGTGAATTCTAGGCCGTTCATCATCTGTGTCCCATCATTAATCTCTATCTGTGTCCCATCATCTGGCTACATACTTTTAGTGTATCACGAGATCAACATCCTGGATAAGGCGAGTAGAATTTGGATAGCCACTCTTGCGTGCAGCAAACTTTTCATCCCTCATTTCCctccaacaaagaagaagaacaacaagagaacatccaaaaaagaaaatcaaagacaTCGATGGAGTGTCCCTTCTCTATTCCACTGCTCATCCTATCATCCTTCTATCTGCTAACCTGCATCGGGGAAGATAGGATAACCCTAGGCCAATCCATAACAGCAAACCAAACCATAACCTCTCAGGGTGGAATTTTCTCACTAGGTTTTTTCAGTCCTCATAATTCCACAAACCGCTATGTTGGGATATGGTATCACAATATTCCTGTTCAAACTGTCGTATGGGTTGCCAACATAGAAAACCCAGTCACGGATTCCTCAGGAGTTCTTACAATTACCCAAGATGGAAATCTCGCCTTCTTAGGTACAACTGAAAACATCCTTTGGTCATCGAATGTGTCGATTCCAGCTCGAAGAAATACTACTGCAATACTCTTGGATGATGGAAATCTTGTTTTAAGAGATGACAGTCAGTCGGTCTTGTGGCAGAGCTTCGACTATCCTTCCAATTCCTTTCTCCCAGGTATGAAACTATCAGCAAACCTAAAAACTGGTGGAAGTACATGCATTTTTTCGTGGAAAGATGCCAATAACCCAACACCAGGAGAATTTTCTGTATGTATGGACCCTCACACACCGCGCCAGCTGATCACGCTGAGAAGATCGGACAAGTACTGGAGAAGTGATGTTGGGCAGCTTGGAGCGGTTGTAACGATGCTTGAGAAAAATATTGTAATCTACCAAGCTACTGTAACTGACGACCAGGAGACCTATTTCACCATTACAATCACAGGCGGTATGATCATGGTAGGGTACTTTTTGGCTCCTACTGGGCTAGTCCAGGCGCTCATATGGGAGGAAGATTCCAGGAAGTGGAAACCGATTATTTCATTTCCGACGATTGGATGTGATTTTTATGCCCCATGTGGTCCATTTGCTAGCTGTGATCGTAGAATGTCACTGACTATCTGTAAGTGTTTGAAAGGATTCAAGCCAAAATTTCAGAAAGATTGGGATATGGGGAAATGGTCTGGAGGTTGTGTGAGGCCGGAGCCGTTGGAATGTAAGATGGGAGATGGATTTATGAAGCTAGAAAATATAAAACTGCCTGATTTTTCGATATCCTTAGGAAACGTGAGTATGAGAGATTGTGAACTACAATGCCACAACAACTGTTCTTGCATGGCTTATGTTCACAGTAATATGACGGGCTCGGTTGTTTGGAGATGCTTGATTTGGAATGGGGATTTGATTGATCTTGTGGAGGGTTCTGGAATGGCTCCGGATATCTACATACGCCTTGCCGGCTTCGAATTCGGTACGTCTGAGATCTCTTCGAGGTGAGGAATGTTAATTCCAGACACCCCAAGTTCTAATACAAGTGCAAACTCATCGCATATGCCAACAAGGGACGTGTGAAGAATCCAGAACGTTCACGTGGCGGTCCCCACATGAAATATTTATTATGTAAAAGATTCATCTGACCCATTACACGGGTTGTACACACATAGCAACAGATGGACAGTCATTCACGTGCATATGTCTCTGACAAGTGGGCCAATATGATTTCAGGATAGAACATATGCACTGAGGGGAAAGTTTGTCCCAGGACGTGCACACGTagaccatgttggcatgtgtggtgGTACTTTGTTTTTCCACTCACAATGGGGTGGCCGGAATTTTCATTGTCCCTGAAGCTTCTTTTGCACTGTAGTTTAACCTTTTCGTCCATTCATGGgtcgaccctttttttttttttaattttcttttatttttaaaaagctgatatttttttttcttttcaaaaaggtGTGTTGTATTCATAACTGACAAAATTTATGTTCTTCAGATCTTCCTTGGAAAAAAGGACCAAAGGAAGATCTATTGTAAAGGCCGAACAGAGAAACAAccagaaaattacaaaaaattgaaGGGAATCTTCCTTTCCCTTATCGTACCTAGCCCCACTTTGTCTAGGAAAAGGACTCCCCTGACCTGTCTAGGAAGGTCAGCAGAAATCGGGAAATATAATCGAGATTGCAAAAAACTTCCCATCTGAGCCAGGGCGTCAGCCGTGCCGTTTCCTTCCCTAAAGTTGTGCAAGAAATTCACCGACGCAAGACCCCGGAGCCTGTCTATAAGGGTTCTCCACACTTTCCATACCCAGCCAGTTTGAGCCCCATGATTAAAAATCTTAATCACCATACTTGAATCCGACTCGACAATGATTTGTGAGAAGACTCTCTCCAAGCATAAGAGAATTCCGTCATAAACCGCCCTGAACTCAGCGCCAAAGTTCGTCATTGAATTACCATACCCATAAGAAAAACCGAAAATAAAATCTCCTCTGTCGTTTCTACAAACGCAACCGCCCCCTGCCAGGCCCGGGTTTCCTCTAGAGGATCCATCTACGTTTACCTTTACCCATCTCATAGCCGGTTTCTGCCATCGTATGACCGCCTGCGCTATTTGGTTTGAACAGGTATTTCTAAGGCCGTCCACAGATTGGAGACTCTGGGATAACCTGTTCCTGATGACCTCTTCCTTGGCGGATGCCAACCACCAAGAGACTTTAGCAATAACCGATCGGTGATTCATCAATTTGTCTTCGAAAAATGCCTCATTCTGAGATCGCCAGAATTACCAGAAAATAAAAGCTAGAGTGAGGAGATATCGATTCCCATGGACTCTCCTGTCCGCACATGCGCTTGTCCATTGCACGATTTTGGATTCCACCGTCATTGCCTGCATGATGGAGATCCCTGCCTGCACACCAAAGAAATTCTAGACAGACTTTGCAATCTGTCCGTCCATAAAAAGATGCGAAAAGGATTCTGTAGCTGGGCCTGGTTCAGTGCTGGTTCTGCAGAATAGACATTTGGAGGCAAGGGAAACACCTTTTGCTTGGACTGCTAACTGGAAAGGAAGAGCTTTTTGAAGAAGCCtccaaaggaaaagagagatttTTGGCGAAAATGAACCGTGCCAAACCCACCTTGCCCAGCCATTTCTGGGACTGGTCATCCTGTTGACATCCCACGCCGATTTGATGGAAAAAGAGCCCGAAGAAGTAAAGGGCCAAAAGGGGGAATCGGGCTCAGGAGAGATGCAAAAGCCATGGTGGAAGATGAAATCTGTCACCTCATTGGGAAGCATAGACAGGGCACTTGATGGAGGAAGTGGACCCCGAGGgcccaacacctgattcaccttTAGAGGATGAATGGTGGTTGCCACCTCAGATGACAGAAAATTTTGAAGAGGGCCAAGTCCCGTCCAATTTGTCTGCCAGAAATTACAATCTCCCGCTCCAACACTCCGTTGAACCTTCTCATGAAGGAAGGAAAGCTTGCCAAAGATCATCTTAAGAAAAGGGGAAGCGCTTCCCCGGATGAGATCAGCCCGCATCGGATCTTGGGATAAATTATATTTCGCTGCTATAAAAGAGGCCAGGAGACTGGAGTCTTTGTTGAAACGAAGGACCCATGCCATTTTAAGATGGAAGGCGTGCAACACATCAGCAAGTTTCCTGATACTGAGACCACCTTCTTCCTTTGGCGTCGTGATAGACTTCCAACTCTTCCAATGTAGCTTTCTTTTACCCTCGGTCCACCCCCAAAAGAAAGAAGCAAATTTCCTGTCAAGATCGGATAGGACTCGTTTTGGAATAGAGGAAGATGCCATAGAATGAATAGGAATGCTGCACAACACATGCTTTATGAGGACCAATCGCCCTGCTTGCAACAAAAATCTGGATGTCCAACCGTTTATACAGCCCCCCACTTTGTCCACCAAAGGCTGAAAAGCAGAAGACCTCAGCCTACCAACGGATAGGGGAACCTCGAGGTAGCAAAAAGAGCCAGTGGATCTGGCAATTCCTAGCAGAGAGGTGAGAGCACGAATCCTGGAGGCAGGGATTTTGTCTGAGCAGAAAAAGGAGCTTTTGGCTTTGTTAATCAGTTGTCTCGACGCTGATTGATATTTCTCCAACAAGTCCACAATCTTACGCATAGATGCTCTCCCACCGTTAAGAAATAGAAGGGTATCGTCTGCATAGAGTAGGTGGGAAACCTGTGGGCAGCCCCTCCCAAGTGAGAAAGGCATACTGCTGCCATTTGACACCAAATGGTGAAGGCTACGACTCAAGACATCAGCCCCCAAAATGAAAAGACTTGGTGATAGGGGGTCCCCTTGACGCAATCCGCAGGATGACTTGAAAAATCCGGTCACTTCTTCATTAATGAGAATGGAGAACCAACATGAAAACCAGCAGTTTTCAACCATGTTGACCCATCTGTCACAGAAGCCATAACGCAACAAGACTTGCTCAAGATAGTTCCAGTCAACTTTATCATACGCTTTTTCCATATCTAGTTTTAGAACCACATTTCCTCCTCTGGTCTTCCAATTCATCTCTCGGAACAATTCGTGAGCCAACGCGATGTTTTCTAAGATAGCTCTGCCTTTGATGAAAGCACCCTGCTCTGGAGAAATGAGGGTGGGGAGGAAATAGCTGAGGCGGGCTGCAATGATCTTAGAGAAAATTTTGTAAAGGCAGTTACATAAACTTATTGGTTTGAAATCAGACCAATTTCTAGGCGCCTCCCTCTTGGGGATCAAAGAAATAAGAGAGGAATTAACTGCATGAGGAATCTTACCACCCTGGAAGAAATATGTTATGGCCTTGTGAATGTCCAAGCCAATGATATCCCAACAAGTGAAGTAGAATATTCTCGAGAAGCCATCGGGGCC
Proteins encoded in this window:
- the LOC131221733 gene encoding G-type lectin S-receptor-like serine/threonine-protein kinase SD1-13 isoform X2; this encodes MECPFSIPLLILSSFYLLTCIGEDRITLGQSITANQTITSQGGIFSLGFFSPHNSTNRYVGIWYHNIPVQTVVWVANIENPVTDSSGVLTITQDGNLAFLGTTENILWSSNVSIPARRNTTAILLDDGNLVLRDDSQSVLWQSFDYPSNSFLPGMKLSANLKTGGSTCIFSWKDANNPTPGEFSVCMDPHTPRQLITLRRSDKYWRSDVGQLGAVVTMLEKNIVIYQATVTDDQETYFTITITGGMIMVGYFLAPTGLVQALIWEEDSRKWKPIISFPTIGCDFYAPCGPFASCDRRMSLTICKCLKGFKPKFQKDWDMGKWSGGCVRPEPLECKMGDGFMKLENIKLPDFSISLGNVSMRDCELQCHNNCSCMAYVHSNMTGSVVWRCLIWNGDLIDLVEGSGMAPDIYIRLAGFEFGGSDRISDISSKRNRLLRIILPIIATSMVVLGMFGYFLWRRLKKQGKRDANTATFDQRANYFATEFRSDDTLLNGEYIPDQVPLFSFGSIVAATENFSLANKLGEGGFGPVYKGKLPGGLEIAVKALSKSSGQGLEEFKNEVELIANLQHKNLVKLLGWCIHAEEKILIYEYMPNKSLDKLLFDPTQKSQLDWGKRFCIIEGIAQGLLYLHKYSRLRIIHRDLKASNILLDGEMNPKISGFGLARIFGGNQIEASTDRIMGTYGYMPPEYALAGHFSEKSDVFSFGVLLLEIVTGKRNAGMETMERR
- the LOC131221733 gene encoding G-type lectin S-receptor-like serine/threonine-protein kinase SD1-13 isoform X3 is translated as MECPFSIPLLILSSFYLLTCIGEDRITLGQSITANQTITSQGGIFSLGFFSPHNSTNRYVGIWYHNIPVQTVVWVANIENPVTDSSGVLTITQDGNLAFLGTTENILWSSNVSIPARRNTTAILLDDGNLVLRDDSQSVLWQSFDYPSNSFLPGMKLSANLKTGGSTCIFSWKDANNPTPGEFSVCMDPHTPRQLITLRRSDKYWRSDVGQLGAVVTMLEKNIVIYQATVTDDQETYFTITITGGMIMVGYFLAPTGLVQALIWEEDSRKWKPIISFPTIGCDFYAPCGPFASCDRRMSLTICKCLKGFKPKFQKDWDMGKWSGGCVRPEPLECKMGDGFMKLENIKLPDFSISLGNVSMRDCELQCHNNCSCMAYVHSNMTGSVVWRCLIWNGDLIDLVEGSGMAPDIYIRLAGFEFGGSDRISDISSKRNRLLRIILPIIATSMVVLGMFGYFLWRRLKKQGKRDANTATFDQRANYFATEFRSDDTLLNGEYIPDQGKLPGGLEIAVKALSKSSGQGLEEFKNEVELIANLQHKNLVKLLGWCIHAEEKILIYEYMPNKSLDKLLFDPTQKSQLDWGKRFCIIEGIAQGLLYLHKYSRLRIIHRDLKASNILLDGEMNPKISGFGLARIFGGNQIEASTDRIMGTYGYMPPEYALAGHFSEKSDVFSFGVLLLEIVTGKRNAGFYPTDQWSIL
- the LOC131221733 gene encoding G-type lectin S-receptor-like serine/threonine-protein kinase SD1-13 isoform X1 — translated: MECPFSIPLLILSSFYLLTCIGEDRITLGQSITANQTITSQGGIFSLGFFSPHNSTNRYVGIWYHNIPVQTVVWVANIENPVTDSSGVLTITQDGNLAFLGTTENILWSSNVSIPARRNTTAILLDDGNLVLRDDSQSVLWQSFDYPSNSFLPGMKLSANLKTGGSTCIFSWKDANNPTPGEFSVCMDPHTPRQLITLRRSDKYWRSDVGQLGAVVTMLEKNIVIYQATVTDDQETYFTITITGGMIMVGYFLAPTGLVQALIWEEDSRKWKPIISFPTIGCDFYAPCGPFASCDRRMSLTICKCLKGFKPKFQKDWDMGKWSGGCVRPEPLECKMGDGFMKLENIKLPDFSISLGNVSMRDCELQCHNNCSCMAYVHSNMTGSVVWRCLIWNGDLIDLVEGSGMAPDIYIRLAGFEFGGSDRISDISSKRNRLLRIILPIIATSMVVLGMFGYFLWRRLKKQGKRDANTATFDQRANYFATEFRSDDTLLNGEYIPDQVPLFSFGSIVAATENFSLANKLGEGGFGPVYKGKLPGGLEIAVKALSKSSGQGLEEFKNEVELIANLQHKNLVKLLGWCIHAEEKILIYEYMPNKSLDKLLFDPTQKSQLDWGKRFCIIEGIAQGLLYLHKYSRLRIIHRDLKASNILLDGEMNPKISGFGLARIFGGNQIEASTDRIMGTYGYMPPEYALAGHFSEKSDVFSFGVLLLEIVTGKRNAGFYPTDQWSIL